One segment of Stomatobaculum sp. F0698 DNA contains the following:
- a CDS encoding F390 synthetase-related protein: MRERLAVVWYFIRARYLQRFRTRKALRRYQKRRVLGQLAYLKKHSPYFKGISVHSFADFKKLPLMNKQFMMEHFNALNCVGIDRDEALSLAIDSEKQREFSEKLGGISVGLSSGTSGARGLFLVSDRERALWAGTVLAKFLPKGRLFGHRIAFFLRADNNLYETIDSKLIRFRYFDLLKDMTENLSELAAYRPSLLVAPPSVLLDIARAIERGALRINPEKVISVAEVLRAEDAAYLKAQFGLQVIHQAYQCTEGFLGYVCECGNFHLNEELVLIEREYLDERRFVPIVTDFTRQSQPIVRYRLNDILVEKRGHCPCGNPASLIQYIEGREDDIFYFAGIHRNEVAVFPDFISRCVIYAEGVKNYKVVQDGRAHVTVYLERKSSDTSAQIRREFARLAEKMKFHCPEIAFAPYVPEPRRKMKRVERKFGG; this comes from the coding sequence ATGAGAGAGCGTTTGGCGGTTGTTTGGTACTTCATTCGGGCGCGCTACTTACAGCGTTTCCGCACGAGAAAGGCGCTGCGGCGCTATCAGAAACGGCGTGTGCTCGGGCAACTCGCTTATTTGAAAAAGCACTCCCCGTATTTTAAAGGGATTTCCGTTCATAGCTTCGCAGACTTTAAGAAACTGCCCCTGATGAACAAGCAGTTCATGATGGAGCATTTCAATGCGCTGAACTGTGTCGGCATAGACCGGGATGAGGCGCTTTCCCTTGCAATCGACAGCGAAAAGCAGCGTGAATTCTCGGAGAAGCTCGGCGGTATCTCCGTGGGGCTGTCCTCGGGAACCAGCGGCGCGCGGGGGCTCTTTTTGGTGAGCGACAGGGAACGGGCGCTCTGGGCGGGAACGGTGCTCGCCAAGTTTTTGCCGAAAGGCAGACTTTTCGGCCATCGTATCGCCTTCTTTCTCCGCGCGGACAATAATCTCTATGAGACCATAGATTCCAAGCTGATACGGTTTCGCTACTTTGACCTTCTGAAAGACATGACGGAGAATCTTTCGGAACTCGCGGCCTACCGCCCGAGCTTGCTGGTCGCACCGCCGTCGGTCTTACTCGACATCGCACGGGCCATAGAGCGCGGAGCACTCAGAATCAATCCCGAAAAAGTGATCTCGGTCGCGGAGGTGCTGCGCGCGGAGGATGCCGCCTACCTAAAGGCGCAATTCGGGCTTCAAGTCATCCACCAGGCCTATCAGTGCACGGAGGGCTTCCTCGGCTATGTCTGCGAATGCGGGAATTTTCACTTAAACGAGGAACTGGTGTTAATCGAACGGGAGTATCTGGACGAAAGACGATTTGTGCCCATCGTCACGGACTTTACGCGGCAGTCGCAGCCCATCGTCCGCTACCGCCTGAATGACATTCTGGTCGAGAAAAGGGGGCATTGCCCCTGCGGGAATCCCGCAAGTCTGATTCAATACATCGAAGGGCGAGAGGATGATATCTTTTACTTTGCGGGCATCCATCGAAACGAGGTGGCCGTTTTTCCGGACTTCATAAGCCGCTGCGTGATTTATGCGGAAGGAGTAAAGAACTATAAGGTTGTGCAGGACGGCAGAGCCCATGTGACTGTCTATCTGGAGCGGAAAAGTTCCGATACCTCAGCGCAAATTCGGCGGGAGTTTGCGCGCCTCGCGGAAAAGATGAAGTTTCACTGCCCGGAAATCGCGTTCGCGCCCTATGTTCCGGAGCCGCGGCGCAAGATGAAGCGCGTGGAGCGAAAGTTCGGAGGCTGA
- a CDS encoding ABC transporter substrate-binding protein: protein MKKTRRIVASLLAATMAVSLLASCSSKKDTGASDGTKTSGEAGAGDATGSLVYAGGEFTTKFSAFFSEVVPDTDVVSQCSAALLTQDRNGAMVLKGIEGETREYNGKQYTYKGISDLVVTENSDGTVYYDFTLKDGLKFEDGEPLTVDDVIFSMYVLSDPTYDGASTFFALPIEGMEAYRSGVDTLFNLMVKAGENNTDFSKWTEDQQKKFWASYNKAAEAFVKEIVDSNIANGSNKEGDSIAAVAANYGYPDLKADATAMDFFNAMLAHYDGSVKDMSSKESAGTQFFELMDDYNEFAVGVETGTSAPNITGIQKTGDNTLRVVATKVDAQMIYQLAVTVCPLHYYGDKAQYDYANNKFGFPKGDLSLVRAKTTKPVGAGPYMFEKYENGVVTLKANPNYFLGEPKIKNLRMAYINQSDYINSIIAGTADVANPSYTNEIADAIKKANSNGEVSGDKIYTVAVDAAGYGYVGINSHNVSVNKEPGSDASKNLRRAFATIFSVYRDLAVSTYYGDRASVINYPISNTSWAAPQPTDEGYEIAFSRDVNGDPIYTSGMTDEEKYAAAKKAALGFFEAAGYKVENGKIVSAPEGAKMEYVVMVPGGGTGDHPSFMLMTESQKALADIGMKLTINDLTNVADMWNKLEAGQAEIWCAAWQSTPDPDMYQIYYSDVANGGKQPGGSNDRYQIEDADLDSMIMTARESTDQEYRKTLYKACLDKIVDWSCEVPIYQRQDVTTFSAERINIDTITPDISTYYKWYGEIENMQLKQ from the coding sequence ATGAAAAAGACAAGACGGATCGTTGCCTCCCTTTTGGCAGCGACCATGGCAGTTTCGCTTCTGGCAAGCTGTTCTTCGAAGAAGGACACCGGTGCTTCGGACGGAACCAAGACATCAGGTGAGGCGGGCGCAGGGGATGCGACCGGAAGCCTCGTCTATGCGGGCGGTGAGTTCACCACGAAGTTCTCGGCATTCTTCTCGGAAGTTGTTCCGGATACTGACGTGGTTTCACAGTGCTCGGCAGCCCTCCTGACGCAGGATAGAAACGGTGCAATGGTCTTAAAGGGCATTGAGGGAGAGACCCGCGAGTACAACGGAAAGCAGTATACCTATAAGGGTATCTCCGATCTCGTTGTCACGGAAAACAGCGACGGCACGGTCTACTACGATTTCACCCTGAAGGACGGCCTTAAGTTTGAGGACGGCGAGCCGCTCACGGTTGATGATGTCATCTTCTCCATGTATGTCCTCTCGGATCCGACCTACGACGGTGCTTCTACCTTCTTCGCACTTCCGATCGAGGGAATGGAGGCTTACAGAAGCGGTGTGGACACCCTCTTTAACCTGATGGTAAAGGCAGGCGAGAACAACACCGACTTCTCCAAGTGGACCGAGGATCAGCAGAAGAAGTTCTGGGCTTCCTACAACAAGGCCGCAGAGGCATTTGTGAAGGAAATCGTGGACTCCAACATTGCAAACGGCTCCAACAAGGAGGGCGACTCGATTGCGGCTGTCGCGGCAAATTACGGCTATCCGGATCTCAAGGCGGATGCGACCGCAATGGATTTCTTCAACGCGATGCTTGCACACTACGACGGTAGCGTGAAGGATATGTCCTCCAAGGAGAGCGCGGGAACCCAGTTCTTTGAGCTCATGGACGATTACAACGAGTTCGCGGTCGGTGTCGAGACCGGAACTTCCGCGCCGAACATCACGGGTATCCAGAAGACCGGCGACAACACGCTCCGCGTGGTTGCAACCAAGGTCGATGCGCAGATGATTTATCAGCTCGCAGTTACGGTTTGCCCGCTTCACTACTACGGTGATAAGGCGCAGTACGACTACGCAAACAACAAGTTCGGTTTCCCGAAGGGCGACCTCAGTCTGGTTCGCGCAAAGACCACGAAGCCGGTCGGCGCAGGCCCGTACATGTTTGAGAAGTATGAGAACGGTGTTGTCACGCTGAAGGCAAACCCGAACTACTTCCTCGGCGAGCCGAAGATCAAGAACCTTCGCATGGCTTACATCAACCAGTCCGACTATATCAACTCGATCATCGCGGGCACGGCAGACGTTGCGAACCCGTCCTACACGAACGAGATTGCGGATGCGATTAAGAAGGCAAACAGCAACGGCGAAGTTTCCGGCGATAAGATTTACACGGTTGCGGTCGATGCAGCGGGCTACGGCTATGTCGGCATCAACTCCCACAACGTGTCGGTCAACAAAGAGCCGGGCAGCGACGCTTCGAAGAACCTGCGCCGTGCATTCGCGACCATCTTCTCGGTGTACCGCGATCTTGCTGTCAGCACCTACTACGGCGACAGAGCAAGTGTCATCAACTATCCGATTTCCAACACCTCTTGGGCAGCGCCGCAGCCGACCGACGAAGGCTATGAGATTGCATTCTCGAGAGACGTAAACGGCGATCCGATTTACACCTCCGGCATGACGGACGAAGAGAAGTACGCGGCGGCTAAGAAGGCAGCGCTCGGCTTCTTCGAGGCGGCAGGCTACAAGGTTGAGAACGGCAAGATTGTCTCCGCTCCGGAAGGTGCGAAGATGGAGTATGTCGTTATGGTCCCGGGCGGCGGCACCGGCGATCACCCGTCCTTCATGCTTATGACCGAGTCCCAGAAGGCACTTGCGGATATCGGTATGAAACTCACGATCAACGACCTCACCAATGTCGCGGATATGTGGAACAAGCTTGAGGCAGGTCAGGCCGAGATTTGGTGCGCTGCATGGCAGTCCACGCCGGATCCGGATATGTACCAGATTTACTACTCCGACGTCGCAAACGGCGGCAAGCAGCCCGGCGGCTCCAATGATCGCTATCAGATCGAGGACGCAGATCTTGACAGCATGATCATGACCGCAAGAGAGTCCACCGACCAGGAGTACAGAAAGACACTCTACAAGGCTTGCCTTGACAAGATTGTCGACTGGTCCTGCGAGGTTCCGATTTATCAGAGACAGGATGTCACGACCTTCTCGGCTGAGCGGATTAACATTGATACGATTACGCCGGATATCTCCACCTACTACAAGTGGTACGGCGAGATCGAGAACATGCAGCTGAAGCAGTAA
- a CDS encoding MFS transporter, with protein sequence MREKTYLKWYNKIGYGSGDIAGNVIYALLSAFVMIFLTDTVGMNAGIIGSLIAASKLLDGVSDIFFGVLIDKTSTKMGKARPWMFYGYFGCAICLVAIFCIPANISAFAQYTWFFVAYTVLNAGFYTANNIAYSALTALITKNNQERVEMGSIRFMFAFGTSMLIQTITVSFVAAFGGGAAAWRTVAIIYAVVGLISNTISVMSVRELSPEELAGNEINPVVYDKQIKEGELEQVAEELKGEAQTGEEKYSLGAAFKLLVQNKYYLMIVVSYLLMQIYSATLNMGIYFMSYVLKNANLLGVFSWAINIPMIVGLLMTPMLVQKWGGMFRLNKMGYIIGSLGRILVVVAGYMGSVPLMLASTAIAALGMSPLQGNMNALIATCSEYTYLTTGKRVDGTMYSCTSFGTKVGGGIGTAVAGWLLALSGYVGGAKVQSAACMNMLHILYLWMPMVLTILITLILRGLNVEKAVVEQKEK encoded by the coding sequence ATGAGAGAAAAGACCTATTTAAAATGGTATAACAAGATTGGCTATGGCTCAGGTGACATTGCCGGAAATGTGATTTACGCACTGCTGTCCGCCTTTGTCATGATTTTTCTGACCGATACAGTCGGGATGAACGCCGGTATCATCGGCAGTCTGATTGCAGCCTCCAAACTTTTGGACGGTGTTAGCGATATTTTCTTCGGAGTTCTGATTGACAAGACAAGTACAAAAATGGGTAAGGCGCGTCCTTGGATGTTCTACGGATACTTTGGCTGCGCAATCTGTTTGGTTGCAATCTTCTGTATTCCGGCGAATATTAGCGCTTTTGCGCAGTACACCTGGTTCTTTGTTGCTTACACTGTTTTGAATGCAGGCTTCTATACCGCAAATAACATCGCGTATTCCGCCTTAACCGCGTTGATTACCAAAAACAACCAGGAGCGTGTAGAAATGGGCTCCATCCGGTTCATGTTTGCCTTTGGTACCAGCATGTTGATTCAGACAATTACGGTATCTTTTGTGGCAGCTTTTGGCGGCGGGGCAGCTGCCTGGAGAACGGTTGCAATCATTTATGCGGTTGTTGGTTTGATTTCCAATACGATTTCTGTGATGTCAGTGCGTGAGCTTTCTCCCGAAGAATTGGCAGGGAATGAAATTAACCCGGTTGTCTATGACAAGCAAATCAAAGAGGGAGAGCTGGAACAGGTTGCCGAGGAACTAAAGGGGGAGGCACAGACAGGGGAGGAAAAATACAGCTTAGGAGCTGCGTTTAAACTCCTGGTTCAGAATAAGTATTATTTGATGATTGTGGTTTCCTACTTGCTCATGCAAATTTATTCCGCAACGCTGAACATGGGTATTTATTTTATGTCCTATGTTCTGAAAAATGCCAATCTGCTCGGCGTTTTTTCCTGGGCAATCAATATTCCGATGATTGTCGGACTTCTGATGACACCGATGCTGGTACAGAAGTGGGGAGGAATGTTCCGGCTCAACAAGATGGGATATATCATCGGAAGTCTGGGACGCATCTTGGTAGTTGTCGCGGGCTATATGGGAAGTGTACCGCTCATGCTGGCCAGTACTGCCATTGCAGCGTTGGGCATGAGTCCTCTTCAAGGCAACATGAATGCGCTCATTGCGACCTGCTCGGAATACACCTATCTGACTACAGGGAAGAGGGTTGACGGAACCATGTATTCTTGCACGTCCTTCGGAACAAAGGTGGGCGGTGGTATCGGAACGGCAGTTGCCGGCTGGCTACTGGCGTTGTCTGGCTATGTGGGGGGGGCTAAGGTACAGTCCGCGGCTTGCATGAACATGCTCCACATTCTTTATCTTTGGATGCCCATGGTCCTTACCATCTTGATTACACTGATTCTGCGCGGATTGAATGTCGAGAAAGCAGTTGTGGAGCAGAAGGAAAAATAA
- a CDS encoding NAD-dependent epimerase/dehydratase family protein — translation MSRVLVTGAYGFLGRYVVRELLAHGYEVVAFGRKRDKLEALRADSAEAAELFVGDFCRQEDITAATKGVDFVIHAGALSTVWGKRSDFMETNVRGTQRVVRACKQNKVKRLVFVSSPSIYAGKCDRLNIREEDYDASNRLNYYIESKILAEKVLREQRSVPCVILRPRGLFGIGDSSIIPRLIKANRRSGIPLFRGGHNLVDITCVENAALALRLAIESEAAVGQVYNITNGEPQEFRTILEELFRALGETPRYLRLPLGLLYGVATLSERVYRLFRPDGEPPFTRYTICTLGYSQTLNIEKAERELGYRPIVSLRAGIRKYAKGER, via the coding sequence ATGAGCAGAGTATTGGTAACCGGCGCATACGGTTTTCTGGGACGCTATGTGGTGCGGGAGCTGCTTGCGCACGGCTATGAAGTGGTCGCTTTCGGGCGCAAGCGGGATAAACTCGAAGCGCTGCGCGCGGACAGTGCGGAAGCCGCAGAGCTCTTTGTCGGGGACTTTTGCCGGCAGGAGGACATCACGGCGGCGACAAAGGGCGTGGACTTTGTGATTCACGCGGGGGCGCTCTCTACGGTCTGGGGCAAGCGCTCCGACTTCATGGAGACCAATGTGCGCGGCACGCAGCGGGTGGTGCGCGCCTGCAAACAAAATAAAGTGAAGCGCTTGGTCTTTGTCTCATCGCCGAGCATCTACGCGGGAAAGTGCGACCGCCTGAACATACGGGAGGAGGACTACGATGCCTCAAATCGTCTGAACTACTATATCGAGAGCAAGATTTTGGCGGAAAAAGTACTGCGGGAGCAGCGGAGCGTTCCTTGCGTAATCCTACGCCCGCGGGGTCTCTTCGGCATCGGGGACAGCAGCATCATCCCGCGGCTCATCAAAGCAAATCGGCGGAGCGGCATTCCGCTCTTTCGGGGCGGACATAATCTCGTGGACATCACCTGCGTGGAAAATGCAGCGCTCGCCCTGCGGCTTGCCATTGAGAGCGAGGCTGCGGTAGGGCAGGTCTATAACATCACGAACGGAGAGCCGCAAGAATTTCGGACAATTCTGGAGGAGCTCTTTCGGGCGCTCGGCGAAACGCCGCGGTATCTGCGCCTGCCACTCGGCCTTCTCTACGGCGTCGCGACTTTGTCGGAGCGGGTTTACCGCCTGTTCCGCCCGGACGGGGAGCCGCCGTTTACGCGTTACACGATATGTACGCTCGGCTACAGTCAGACCTTAAACATCGAGAAAGCGGAGCGAGAACTCGGCTACAGGCCTATTGTCAGCCTGCGCGCGGGGATTCGGAAGTATGCGAAGGGGGAGCGATGA
- a CDS encoding M3 family oligoendopeptidase gives MKFKEMQYERISVESIAEEEKKLIKALKEAKSFAEAEAAFLEEDKLSGHISTMSALASIRHSIDTTDKFYDDEQNYWNNAFPQIQAYSQEWTQALLASPFRKEFEEKYGSIIFVNAEMELKTFSPEIIPLLQQENELVTAYEKLLASAEIPFEGEYYTISQMSLFKNDPDDARRLAAWKAEGQWYKDNQEELDRIYDQLVKLRDEMGKKLGYENFLPLGYYRMQRNSYDKNDVEKFRAAVQKYVVPVAVKVYERQAKRLGKTYPMSYADNAMEFRSGNPKPQGTPDDIVAVAKKFYEWRSPETAEFFNHMIEDELMDLLSTKGKQGGGYCAGLRDYKTPFIFANFNGTQHDVEVVTHEAGHAFADYTNRNRVPIGTCGPSLEACEVHSMSMEYFAEAFADQFFGPDGNKFKYSHLSGSLCFIPYGTMVDHFQHIVYENPQLTPAERHAKWKELLAIYQPWMKLDGEIPFYAEGQSWQRQHHIYSMPFYYIDYCLAQTVALQFWNRIQKDQNDAWKHYMAYTVQGGSVVFTELLKNAGLDSPFEGDCLKEVCETAAKYLDNFDLTGIE, from the coding sequence ATGAAGTTCAAAGAGATGCAATACGAGCGAATTTCGGTGGAGAGCATCGCCGAAGAAGAAAAGAAGCTTATAAAGGCATTGAAAGAGGCAAAGAGCTTTGCCGAGGCAGAGGCGGCTTTCCTCGAGGAAGACAAGCTGTCGGGACATATCTCAACCATGTCGGCACTTGCTTCGATTCGCCATTCGATCGACACAACAGACAAGTTTTACGATGACGAACAAAACTACTGGAACAATGCGTTCCCGCAGATTCAGGCGTACAGCCAGGAATGGACGCAGGCCCTGCTTGCTTCCCCCTTCCGCAAGGAGTTCGAGGAGAAGTACGGCAGCATCATCTTTGTCAACGCGGAGATGGAGCTGAAGACCTTCTCGCCGGAGATTATCCCGCTCTTACAGCAGGAGAACGAACTGGTCACCGCCTATGAGAAGCTGCTTGCAAGCGCAGAGATTCCGTTCGAGGGAGAGTACTACACCATTTCGCAGATGTCGCTCTTTAAGAATGACCCGGACGATGCGAGACGCCTCGCTGCCTGGAAGGCCGAGGGGCAGTGGTATAAGGACAATCAGGAAGAGCTGGACCGCATTTACGATCAGCTCGTAAAGCTCAGAGACGAGATGGGCAAAAAGCTCGGCTACGAGAACTTCCTGCCGCTCGGTTACTACCGCATGCAGAGAAACTCCTACGACAAGAACGATGTTGAGAAGTTCCGCGCAGCGGTACAGAAGTATGTGGTGCCGGTGGCGGTCAAGGTCTACGAGAGACAGGCAAAGCGCCTCGGCAAGACCTATCCGATGAGCTATGCGGACAACGCGATGGAGTTCCGCTCCGGAAACCCGAAGCCACAGGGCACGCCGGATGACATTGTCGCGGTGGCAAAGAAGTTCTACGAGTGGCGCTCCCCCGAGACAGCCGAGTTCTTCAACCACATGATTGAAGATGAACTCATGGATCTGCTCTCCACGAAGGGCAAGCAGGGCGGCGGCTACTGTGCGGGTCTTCGCGATTATAAGACACCGTTTATCTTTGCAAACTTTAACGGCACCCAGCACGACGTCGAAGTCGTGACCCACGAGGCCGGACATGCTTTTGCGGATTATACGAACCGCAACCGCGTGCCGATCGGAACCTGCGGGCCGAGCCTTGAGGCCTGCGAGGTGCACTCCATGTCGATGGAGTATTTCGCGGAGGCGTTCGCGGATCAGTTCTTCGGACCGGACGGAAACAAGTTCAAATACTCTCACCTGAGCGGGAGTCTCTGCTTCATTCCCTACGGAACCATGGTGGATCATTTCCAGCACATCGTTTACGAGAACCCGCAGCTCACACCGGCGGAGAGACACGCAAAGTGGAAGGAGCTCCTTGCCATTTACCAGCCGTGGATGAAGCTGGACGGCGAGATTCCCTTCTATGCGGAGGGACAGAGTTGGCAGAGACAGCACCACATCTATTCGATGCCGTTCTACTACATTGATTACTGCCTCGCGCAGACGGTCGCACTGCAGTTCTGGAACCGGATTCAGAAAGACCAGAACGACGCGTGGAAGCACTACATGGCATACACCGTGCAGGGCGGAAGCGTGGTGTTTACGGAGCTCTTAAAGAACGCAGGTCTCGACAGTCCGTTTGAGGGAGACTGCCTGAAGGAAGTCTGCGAGACCGCGGCGAAGTATCTGGATAACTTCGACCTGACGGGAATCGAATAA
- a CDS encoding MBL fold metallo-hydrolase, with amino-acid sequence MTAFKSVESIRYYACGYCTNDLHTVFRGYPHEKRQFPAGVFLIRHAKEGYILFDTGYSSEISTLGFQGRLYHLLNPTVVRPADEIRNQLMADGIQPEEIRYLFLSHLHPDHIGCVKHFKSARIVLSRDAFLRYRRNRLGDLIFQRLLPPWFAAHCTVLRREQLREEKNAYFSYCDFFRDGSLLLTQMDGHARGQLCCLIENKIFLGADASWGNEFVGKSDELRFLARLVQYDMRAYRENDRILSRMRSDGIRLCFSHDRGTEEVVKG; translated from the coding sequence ATGACAGCATTCAAGTCCGTTGAGAGTATCCGTTACTATGCCTGCGGGTACTGCACCAATGATTTGCACACGGTGTTTCGGGGATATCCGCATGAAAAGCGGCAGTTTCCGGCGGGAGTCTTTTTAATCCGACACGCGAAAGAGGGCTATATCCTTTTTGACACCGGCTATAGCAGCGAAATCTCTACCTTAGGGTTTCAGGGGAGGCTCTACCATCTGTTGAATCCGACTGTTGTGCGCCCGGCGGATGAGATTCGGAATCAGCTCATGGCGGACGGGATTCAGCCGGAGGAGATACGCTATCTCTTTCTGTCGCACCTGCATCCGGACCACATCGGCTGCGTGAAGCACTTCAAGTCGGCTCGGATCGTGCTGAGCCGGGACGCCTTTTTGCGCTACCGCCGCAACCGGCTCGGAGACCTGATTTTTCAAAGGCTCTTGCCGCCCTGGTTTGCGGCGCACTGCACGGTGCTTCGGCGGGAGCAGCTTCGGGAAGAGAAAAACGCGTATTTTTCTTACTGTGATTTTTTCCGGGACGGGAGCCTGCTCTTAACGCAGATGGACGGGCACGCGCGGGGACAGCTCTGCTGTCTGATAGAAAATAAAATCTTTCTCGGGGCGGATGCAAGCTGGGGCAATGAATTTGTCGGAAAATCGGATGAACTCCGCTTTCTTGCGCGGCTTGTGCAGTACGATATGCGCGCCTATCGGGAAAATGATCGCATTCTGTCGCGCATGCGCTCGGACGGCATACGGCTATGCTTTAGCCATGACCGCGGAACCGAGGAGGTCGTCAAGGGATGA
- a CDS encoding 3-oxoacyl-[acyl-carrier-protein] synthase III C-terminal domain-containing protein, producing MRKIRIAGYGKYAPENTMEFHGECRYRANGSETQLDMAVKAAKRALASAKMQIEEMDCIVSASAVMMQPIPCNAALIHEQLAKGSNIPAMDINSTCTSFVTALDTMSYLIDAGRYRNVLIVSSDIASEGLNDRQAESYELFSDGAAAFVISRTENEKQGVADSIIRTYSEGAHATEIRGGGTLHSAMKYRPEDRADYCFDMKGKSILSLSAKKLPELFREFEAQSGISFAEVDMIVPHQASKALPFIMDRLGIPAEKYVNRVSQYGNMVSASIPYVLCALLEEGRLKEGNRVLLCGTAAGLTCNLLLLQL from the coding sequence ATGAGGAAAATCCGAATTGCGGGCTACGGGAAGTATGCGCCGGAGAACACGATGGAATTTCACGGGGAGTGCCGCTACCGCGCAAACGGCAGCGAGACGCAACTCGATATGGCGGTCAAGGCAGCCAAGCGGGCGCTTGCGAGCGCGAAGATGCAAATCGAGGAGATGGACTGCATTGTCTCTGCGAGCGCGGTCATGATGCAGCCCATTCCCTGCAATGCGGCGTTGATTCACGAGCAGCTCGCAAAGGGCAGCAATATTCCGGCAATGGACATTAACTCTACCTGTACGAGCTTTGTGACGGCACTCGATACGATGTCTTACTTAATCGACGCGGGGCGTTACCGGAATGTCCTGATTGTTTCTAGCGACATTGCCTCCGAGGGCTTGAATGACAGACAAGCGGAGAGCTATGAACTTTTCTCGGACGGCGCCGCGGCCTTTGTCATAAGCCGCACGGAAAACGAGAAGCAAGGTGTCGCGGACAGCATCATCCGCACCTATTCGGAGGGGGCGCACGCCACCGAGATTCGCGGCGGCGGAACCTTGCATTCCGCCATGAAATACCGGCCCGAGGACAGGGCGGATTACTGCTTTGACATGAAGGGAAAGAGTATCTTAAGTCTCAGTGCCAAAAAGCTCCCGGAACTCTTCCGGGAGTTTGAGGCGCAGAGCGGCATCAGCTTTGCGGAGGTCGATATGATTGTGCCGCACCAGGCAAGCAAAGCACTGCCCTTTATCATGGACCGCCTCGGCATCCCGGCGGAAAAGTATGTAAATCGAGTCAGTCAATACGGCAACATGGTCTCGGCTTCGATTCCCTATGTGCTCTGTGCGCTCCTTGAGGAGGGCAGGCTTAAGGAGGGAAATCGTGTGCTTCTCTGCGGGACGGCGGCGGGACTCACTTGTAACCTGCTGCTGTTACAGCTCTGA